One window of the Archangium primigenium genome contains the following:
- the mprF gene encoding bifunctional lysylphosphatidylglycerol flippase/synthetase MprF: MKASRVLAALLPLALLGLAVWVLHTELHDFHWHDVTRALEALPVSRVALAVLVTALNYALLSLYDTLALTYVGKSLPYPRVAMTSFVAYAFGNNVGMSMLSSASVRYRLYSAWGLGVVDVTRVALFCGITLWLGLGLTGGIALIASPIDVPRLAALHGGTRLVGVVFLAVVLGYVALCAVRRAPLVVRGHTLALPSPRLAVGQVLVSGADWLLAAAVLYLLLPEGAGLSLPAFIGLYMLGQVAGLISQVPGGLGVFESILLAALTPRVPAPAVLGTLMAWRVVYYLAPFVLAAGVLAAHEVLHRREQVSRLVKGAHSSVGPVVPLVAALGAAVAGGVLLFSGATPTVADRLLVLRRWLPLPLLELTHLLGSLVGVSLLLLGRGLQRRLDAAYVLTLGLLMGGGVLSLAKGIDYEEATLLFALALVLAPFRSQFYRHTSLFAERFSAPWLAAIGAVVAASVWLGFFAYRHVDYSADLWWHFTFEGDAPRFLRASVGVVGVVLLYGVARLLSPAAVRSAPPSEEALARARPLVAQSPESASHLALVGDKALLFNEGGTAFLMYGVAGRAWVALGDPVGGTPEEATELAWRFRELADKHHGWTCFYQVGPGSLPRYLDLGLSLLKLGEEATVPLADFRLDSPERRSLRHAHRKMEKEGLTFEVVPREGVEPLLPQLRAISDEWLAEKNTREKGFSLGYYSDRYLREGPVAIVRQGGEILGFANLWAPELKVELSVDLMRYRPHAPRGVMDHLFVSLMLWGREQGYERFNLGMAPFSGFESRALAPLWQRAGAFLFTHGEHFYNFQGLRQFKEKFKPVWTPRYLATPGGLVFPRVLAGVGSLVSRGLGGLVAR, encoded by the coding sequence ATGAAAGCCTCTCGTGTCCTCGCCGCGCTGTTGCCGCTCGCGCTGCTGGGCCTCGCCGTCTGGGTGCTCCACACGGAGCTGCACGACTTCCACTGGCATGACGTGACGCGGGCCCTGGAGGCGCTGCCCGTCTCGCGCGTCGCGCTGGCCGTGCTCGTCACCGCGCTCAACTACGCGCTCCTGTCGCTCTACGACACGCTGGCGCTCACCTACGTCGGCAAGTCGTTGCCCTACCCGCGCGTGGCGATGACGTCCTTCGTGGCCTACGCCTTCGGCAACAACGTGGGCATGTCCATGCTCAGCAGTGCCTCGGTGCGCTACCGCCTGTACTCCGCCTGGGGCCTGGGCGTGGTGGACGTCACCCGCGTGGCGCTCTTCTGCGGCATCACCCTGTGGCTGGGCCTGGGCCTCACCGGCGGCATCGCCCTCATCGCCTCGCCCATCGACGTGCCGCGCCTGGCCGCGCTGCACGGCGGCACGCGGCTCGTCGGCGTCGTCTTCCTCGCCGTGGTGCTCGGCTACGTGGCCCTGTGCGCCGTGCGCCGCGCGCCCCTCGTCGTCCGGGGCCACACGCTGGCGCTGCCCTCGCCCCGGCTCGCCGTGGGGCAGGTGCTCGTGTCCGGCGCGGACTGGCTGCTCGCCGCGGCGGTGCTCTACCTGCTGCTGCCCGAGGGGGCGGGCCTGTCCCTGCCCGCCTTCATCGGCCTGTACATGCTCGGCCAGGTGGCGGGGCTCATCAGCCAGGTGCCCGGCGGCCTCGGCGTCTTCGAGTCCATCCTGCTCGCCGCGCTCACCCCGCGGGTGCCCGCGCCCGCGGTGCTCGGCACGCTCATGGCGTGGCGGGTCGTCTACTACCTGGCGCCTTTCGTCCTCGCGGCGGGGGTGCTGGCGGCGCACGAAGTGCTGCACCGGCGCGAGCAGGTGTCCCGCCTGGTGAAGGGCGCGCATTCCTCGGTGGGGCCGGTGGTGCCGCTCGTCGCCGCCCTGGGCGCGGCGGTGGCCGGCGGCGTGCTGCTCTTCTCCGGCGCGACGCCCACCGTGGCGGATCGGCTGCTCGTGCTGCGCCGCTGGCTGCCCCTGCCGCTGCTGGAGCTCACGCACCTGCTCGGCAGCCTCGTGGGCGTGTCCTTGCTGCTGCTCGGCCGGGGCCTGCAGCGGCGGCTGGACGCGGCGTACGTGCTCACGCTCGGGCTGCTCATGGGGGGCGGCGTGCTGTCGCTCGCCAAGGGCATCGACTACGAGGAGGCCACGCTGCTCTTCGCCCTGGCGCTCGTGCTCGCGCCCTTCCGGAGCCAGTTCTACCGGCACACGTCGCTCTTCGCCGAGCGCTTCAGCGCCCCGTGGCTCGCCGCCATTGGCGCGGTGGTGGCGGCCTCGGTGTGGCTCGGCTTCTTCGCCTACCGGCACGTGGACTACAGCGCGGACCTCTGGTGGCACTTCACCTTCGAGGGGGATGCGCCGCGCTTCCTGCGCGCGTCCGTGGGCGTGGTGGGCGTGGTGCTCCTGTATGGCGTGGCGCGGCTCTTGTCGCCCGCGGCGGTGCGCAGCGCGCCGCCCTCGGAGGAGGCCCTGGCGCGGGCGCGGCCCCTCGTGGCCCAGTCCCCCGAGTCCGCGAGCCACCTGGCCCTGGTGGGGGACAAGGCGCTGCTCTTCAACGAGGGGGGCACGGCCTTCCTCATGTACGGCGTGGCCGGGCGCGCGTGGGTGGCCCTGGGGGACCCCGTGGGCGGCACCCCCGAGGAGGCCACGGAGCTGGCGTGGCGCTTCCGGGAGCTGGCGGACAAGCACCACGGCTGGACGTGCTTCTACCAGGTGGGCCCGGGCTCGCTGCCGCGCTACCTGGACCTGGGCTTGTCCCTGCTCAAGCTGGGCGAGGAGGCCACGGTGCCGCTCGCGGACTTCCGGCTGGACTCGCCCGAGCGCCGCTCCCTGCGCCACGCGCACCGCAAGATGGAGAAGGAGGGGCTTACCTTCGAGGTGGTGCCGCGCGAGGGTGTGGAGCCGCTGCTGCCCCAGCTCCGGGCCATCTCCGACGAGTGGCTCGCGGAGAAGAACACGCGCGAGAAGGGCTTCTCGCTCGGGTACTACTCGGACCGCTACCTGCGCGAGGGCCCGGTGGCGATTGTCCGCCAGGGCGGGGAGATCCTCGGCTTCGCGAACCTGTGGGCGCCCGAGCTCAAGGTGGAGCTATCGGTGGACCTGATGCGCTACCGGCCCCACGCGCCCCGGGGGGTGATGGACCACCTCTTCGTGTCGCTCATGCTCTGGGGCCGCGAGCAGGGCTACGAGCGCTTCAACCTGGGCATGGCGCCCTTCTCGGGCTTCGAG
- a CDS encoding DUF4032 domain-containing protein produces MNAPRALHAIHLRQGHPDFLDLPWHLPLENWNRENCPRLVEVPRGLSRHTVVFVSYGAEIYALKDLPVPIGQREYDVLRGLEDRRLPSVTPVGHAKVRAPDQPGGEVSILFTQYLASSLPYRVLFMNKGMERYRERLLDAMASLLVRLHLGGFYWGDCSLSNVLFRRDAGELQAYAVDAETSELHAKLSDGQRELDLVIMEENVTGGLADLAAMEGVELPVELDVYETAPSIRQRYERLWTEINKEISITPRENYRIHERIRALNELGFSVGEVDLVASGDGSQLRMRTIVTDREYHRHQLHNLTGVVAEERQAAMLLNEVRELKATLTRELNRSVPLSVAAFRWLDERFRATLGRIQKDLGVAADEAELYCQVLEHKWFLSERAKKDVGLEAAMKAYVKLRREQPMPALLRSENAPLATVDGSSRPSGTTKTVPSA; encoded by the coding sequence ATGAACGCGCCTCGTGCCCTCCATGCGATCCACCTTCGCCAGGGTCACCCGGACTTCCTGGACCTCCCCTGGCACCTGCCCTTGGAGAACTGGAACCGCGAGAACTGTCCCCGGCTCGTGGAGGTGCCGCGCGGTCTGTCCCGCCACACGGTCGTCTTCGTGAGCTACGGGGCGGAGATCTACGCGCTCAAGGACCTGCCCGTGCCCATCGGCCAGCGCGAGTACGACGTGCTGCGCGGCCTCGAGGACCGGCGGCTGCCCTCGGTGACGCCCGTGGGCCATGCGAAGGTGCGCGCTCCGGACCAGCCGGGCGGCGAGGTGTCCATCCTCTTCACCCAGTACCTCGCCTCGTCGCTGCCCTACCGCGTGCTCTTCATGAACAAGGGCATGGAGCGCTACCGCGAGCGGCTGTTGGATGCCATGGCGAGCCTGCTCGTGCGACTGCACCTGGGCGGCTTTTATTGGGGCGACTGCTCCCTGTCCAACGTGCTGTTCCGCCGGGACGCGGGCGAATTGCAGGCCTACGCGGTGGATGCCGAGACGTCCGAGCTGCACGCGAAGCTGTCCGATGGCCAGCGTGAGCTGGACCTGGTCATCATGGAGGAGAACGTCACCGGGGGCCTGGCGGACCTGGCGGCGATGGAGGGCGTGGAGCTGCCGGTGGAGCTCGACGTGTACGAGACCGCCCCGAGCATCCGCCAGCGCTACGAGCGGCTGTGGACGGAGATCAACAAGGAGATCTCCATCACCCCGCGGGAGAACTACCGCATCCACGAGCGCATCCGCGCGCTCAACGAGCTGGGCTTCTCCGTGGGCGAGGTGGACCTGGTGGCCAGTGGAGACGGCAGCCAGCTGCGCATGCGCACCATCGTGACGGACCGCGAGTACCACCGCCACCAGCTGCACAACCTCACGGGCGTGGTGGCCGAGGAGCGGCAGGCGGCGATGCTGCTCAACGAGGTGCGCGAGCTCAAGGCCACGCTCACGCGCGAGCTCAACCGCAGCGTGCCCCTGAGCGTGGCGGCGTTCCGCTGGCTCGACGAGCGCTTCCGCGCCACGCTCGGCCGCATCCAGAAGGACCTGGGGGTGGCGGCGGACGAGGCCGAGTTGTACTGCCAGGTGCTCGAGCACAAGTGGTTCCTGTCCGAGCGGGCCAAGAAGGACGTGGGCCTGGAGGCGGCGATGAAGGCCTACGTGAAGCTGCGCCGCGAGCAGCCCATGCCGGCCCTGCTCCGCTCGGAGAACGCGCCGCTGGCGACGGTGGACGGCTCCAGTCGGCCTTCGGGCACCACCAAGACGGTGCCCTCGGCCTGA
- a CDS encoding SDR family oxidoreductase yields the protein MRTIQGWTALVTGATSGIGEACALSLSQHGARVILVGRREERLQALAARLDAPSHCLILDVRSREEVERSLATLPPEFAEVDVLVNNAGLGLGLEPAHEGVLEDWEAMIDTNCKGLVYMTRALLPGMVKRNRGHVVNLGSVAATYPYPGGNVYGATKAFVHQFSQNVKADLAGTRVRVTDIQPGMVESEFSLVRFKGDAQRAGKVYEGMEALQPADIADVVTWCVTRPAHVNINVVEVMPADQGFGPFNVKRR from the coding sequence ATGCGAACGATTCAAGGATGGACGGCCCTGGTGACGGGGGCCACTTCGGGTATCGGCGAGGCCTGCGCCCTCTCGCTGTCCCAACACGGCGCGCGGGTCATTCTGGTCGGGCGGCGCGAGGAACGCCTCCAGGCCCTCGCCGCCCGTCTGGACGCTCCCTCACATTGTTTGATCCTCGACGTTCGCTCCCGGGAGGAGGTGGAGCGCTCGCTCGCCACGCTGCCCCCGGAGTTCGCCGAGGTGGACGTGCTCGTGAACAACGCGGGGCTGGGGTTGGGATTGGAGCCCGCGCACGAGGGCGTGCTGGAGGACTGGGAGGCGATGATCGACACCAACTGCAAGGGGCTCGTGTACATGACGCGGGCGCTGTTGCCGGGAATGGTGAAGCGGAACCGGGGGCACGTGGTGAACCTGGGCTCGGTGGCGGCGACGTACCCCTACCCGGGCGGCAACGTGTACGGGGCCACCAAGGCGTTCGTGCACCAGTTCTCGCAGAACGTGAAGGCGGACCTGGCGGGCACGCGCGTGCGGGTGACGGACATCCAGCCGGGCATGGTGGAGTCGGAGTTCTCGCTGGTGCGCTTCAAGGGCGACGCCCAGCGCGCGGGCAAGGTGTACGAGGGCATGGAGGCGCTCCAACCGGCGGACATCGCGGACGTGGTCACCTGGTGCGTGACGCGGCCGGCGCACGTGAACATCAACGTGGTCGAGGTGATGCCCGCGGACCAGGGCTTCGGCCCCTTCAACGTGAAGCGGCGTTGA
- a CDS encoding DNA methyltransferase has protein sequence MASEEQPAPASGKREVHCADALEWLAGQGVLTGCSLITSMPDVSEFPSYTLEQWKEWFVRTAGLVLSRCPDDGVTIFYQTDIKKDGTWVDKGYLVQKAAEQLGHALLWHKVVCRAPAGQTTFGRPAYSHLLCFSRGIRSDLGRSSPDVLPQAGEVTWTRGMGVEACLTACRYVLSHTPTRTIVDPFCGHGTVLAVANDLGLDAVGVELSRKRARKARALRMPLGDSEPETSPEDDAD, from the coding sequence ATGGCCTCGGAAGAACAGCCGGCCCCCGCCTCGGGCAAACGGGAGGTGCACTGCGCGGACGCGCTCGAATGGCTCGCGGGCCAGGGCGTGCTCACCGGGTGCTCGCTCATCACCTCCATGCCGGACGTGTCCGAGTTCCCCTCGTACACGCTGGAGCAGTGGAAGGAGTGGTTCGTGCGCACCGCCGGGCTCGTGCTCTCGCGCTGCCCGGACGACGGCGTCACCATCTTCTACCAGACCGACATCAAGAAGGACGGAACCTGGGTGGACAAGGGCTACCTCGTGCAGAAGGCGGCGGAGCAGCTCGGCCACGCCCTGCTCTGGCACAAGGTGGTGTGCCGCGCCCCGGCGGGACAGACGACGTTCGGCCGCCCCGCCTACTCGCACCTGCTGTGCTTCTCGCGGGGCATCCGCTCGGACCTGGGCCGCTCCTCGCCGGACGTGCTCCCCCAGGCGGGCGAGGTGACGTGGACGCGCGGCATGGGCGTGGAGGCCTGCCTTACCGCGTGCCGCTACGTGCTCTCGCACACGCCGACCCGCACCATCGTGGACCCCTTCTGTGGCCATGGCACCGTACTCGCGGTGGCCAATGACCTGGGGCTCGACGCGGTGGGCGTGGAGCTCAGCCGCAAGCGCGCCCGAAAGGCCCGCGCCCTGCGCATGCCGCTCGGGGACAGCGAGCCCGAGACCAGCCCCGAGGACGACGCGGACTGA
- a CDS encoding SDR family NAD(P)-dependent oxidoreductase: MGLPERPRAVITGAGSGLGRALCLELGRRSGRMVVSDVNEAEARETVRRVGLTGGEAHAVACDVTKPEQVEALALEAERLLGGVDLVVNNAGVATGGEVGRLPLTEWKRVLDVNLWGVIHGCHGFVPLLRRQGGGHVLNIASAAGLMSAPYMGAYCASKAAVVALSETLLAEVQHLGIGVSVVCPMFFRTNIAGGPAPSDDAEAQQLHATAARLVNDARLGPEEIARACLEGVERDEFYIVPMASGRWLWRLKRLSPELFAQGSRLLTKFVRSRTRHARR, from the coding sequence ATGGGTCTTCCCGAGCGTCCCCGTGCGGTCATCACCGGCGCGGGCAGTGGTCTGGGCCGAGCGCTGTGCCTGGAGCTGGGGCGACGGAGCGGCCGGATGGTGGTGTCGGACGTGAACGAGGCCGAGGCGCGCGAGACGGTGCGCCGGGTGGGGCTCACGGGCGGCGAGGCGCACGCGGTGGCGTGCGACGTGACGAAGCCCGAGCAGGTGGAGGCGCTGGCTCTCGAGGCGGAGCGGTTGCTCGGCGGGGTGGACCTGGTGGTGAACAACGCCGGGGTGGCCACGGGCGGCGAGGTGGGTCGGCTGCCGCTCACCGAGTGGAAGCGGGTGCTGGACGTGAACCTGTGGGGCGTCATCCACGGGTGCCACGGCTTCGTGCCGCTGCTTCGCCGGCAGGGTGGGGGGCACGTGCTCAACATCGCCTCGGCGGCGGGGCTGATGTCGGCGCCGTACATGGGGGCCTACTGCGCGTCCAAGGCGGCGGTGGTGGCCCTCTCCGAGACGCTGCTGGCGGAGGTGCAGCACCTGGGCATCGGCGTGTCGGTGGTGTGCCCGATGTTCTTCCGCACGAACATCGCGGGGGGTCCCGCGCCGTCGGACGACGCCGAGGCGCAGCAACTGCATGCCACGGCGGCCCGGCTGGTGAATGACGCGCGGTTGGGTCCCGAGGAGATCGCCCGGGCGTGCCTGGAGGGCGTGGAGCGCGACGAGTTCTACATCGTGCCGATGGCGTCGGGCCGGTGGCTGTGGCGGCTCAAGCGGCTGTCTCCCGAGTTGTTCGCCCAGGGCAGCCGCCTGCTCACGAAGTTCGTGCGCTCGCGCACGCGCCACGCCCGGCGGTGA
- a CDS encoding sel1 repeat family protein, translating into MSGVVLGGLVLLLLGGCGAARGRVSVPTVETSLALDASPCDADARACGAGDGRACTRLGREAPPDEARALFARACGAGDGEGCARRGLALLLGEGGAADAAEGRRALQGACARTPREACGLAAVGLAEAARRAGTPGAPDEAALLAQEGCHAGDGFACRLLGDVFLEGRGPVADAGQAFALYARACEAGDGQGCAAQGALVRQWTPGEAARADALLTRGCELGASAACGRLVVQALQGEGTTLDAPGQRALFSRACDAGAAMGCLALYETLRHAPETRGSLQLPTLLKRACQLGEARACGFLEDVSRVAGPACAEGTASSCGVMGALLVSAPRREGEAEEGLRLLEGACAAGDGASCAVLREARPREAGWSCRSR; encoded by the coding sequence GTGTCTGGCGTTGTCCTGGGCGGGCTCGTCCTGCTGCTGCTCGGGGGCTGCGGCGCCGCCCGGGGGCGTGTGTCCGTGCCCACCGTCGAGACCTCGCTCGCGCTTGATGCCTCGCCGTGCGACGCGGACGCGCGGGCGTGCGGGGCGGGGGACGGCCGGGCCTGTACGCGGCTCGGGCGCGAGGCCCCGCCGGACGAGGCGCGGGCCTTGTTCGCGCGGGCGTGCGGGGCGGGGGACGGCGAGGGCTGCGCGCGGCGCGGCCTGGCCCTGCTCCTGGGCGAGGGCGGGGCGGCGGACGCGGCCGAGGGCCGACGCGCGCTCCAGGGCGCGTGCGCGCGGACGCCCCGGGAGGCGTGTGGGCTCGCGGCGGTGGGCCTCGCGGAGGCGGCGCGCCGCGCGGGGACGCCGGGCGCGCCGGACGAGGCGGCGCTGCTCGCCCAGGAGGGGTGTCACGCGGGGGATGGCTTCGCGTGCCGGCTGTTGGGGGACGTGTTCCTGGAGGGCCGAGGCCCGGTGGCGGACGCGGGCCAGGCGTTCGCGCTCTACGCGCGGGCGTGCGAGGCCGGCGACGGTCAGGGCTGCGCGGCCCAGGGCGCGCTCGTGCGCCAGTGGACGCCCGGCGAGGCGGCCCGGGCGGACGCCCTGCTGACGCGGGGCTGCGAGCTGGGCGCGTCGGCGGCCTGCGGGCGGCTCGTCGTGCAGGCGCTGCAGGGCGAGGGCACGACCCTGGACGCGCCGGGCCAGCGCGCCCTGTTCTCCCGGGCGTGTGACGCGGGCGCGGCGATGGGGTGCCTGGCGCTCTACGAGACGTTGCGCCACGCACCGGAGACGCGGGGCTCGCTCCAACTGCCCACGCTGCTCAAGCGCGCCTGCCAGCTCGGGGAGGCGCGGGCGTGTGGGTTCCTGGAGGACGTGTCGCGGGTGGCGGGGCCGGCGTGCGCCGAGGGCACGGCGTCCTCGTGTGGGGTGATGGGGGCGCTGCTCGTGAGCGCGCCGCGCCGGGAGGGGGAGGCGGAGGAGGGCTTGCGGCTGTTGGAGGGGGCGTGCGCGGCGGGGGACGGGGCGAGCTGCGCGGTGTTGCGGGAGGCGCGGCCGAGGGAAGCGGGCTGGAGTTGCCGATCGAGGTGA
- a CDS encoding sensor histidine kinase: MRSSAPAVDPEQEVRRINQRVNGFMASLVGLNVLVMLSALWGQWHTMGLIVLLSGCGAVLNVLVARGRPVPTPLVWDEMRMGLNLSIVVALGHVTGWLFSVWLFLPLHGLWMRHPLDSWRRVVRYVLFGAFTLAALIDGAPPLIALTLLILTLIIAGSSGAYLRMTELTLGGMSRRQEELSHSLTELDLTHRRAREQERLSSLGMLAAGIAHEINNPMSYVKSNLHALQHELGRAELPPSLREYTDEVLPETLEGVLRVCSIVADLRRFAKGDPEALIPYDLNEEVSTALRLTRGRLQAHCDVEVKLEPLPPMLGHPRQISQVVVNLLLNAAQSMKRRGQVFISTRTDGEDDVVLEVRDTGEGMGPDVLAHLFQPFFTTRPAGEGTGLGLAVVHGIITSHGGRVRVQSAPGQGSTFSVRLPRVPPFKFTRLESEAPAEEPTGPQNEVRERPH, from the coding sequence ATGCGTTCTTCAGCGCCAGCGGTGGATCCCGAGCAGGAGGTCCGGCGCATCAACCAGCGGGTGAACGGCTTCATGGCCTCGCTGGTGGGGCTCAACGTCCTCGTGATGCTGAGCGCGCTCTGGGGTCAGTGGCACACGATGGGGCTGATCGTGCTGCTGAGCGGGTGTGGCGCCGTGCTCAACGTGCTCGTCGCGCGCGGCCGACCCGTGCCGACCCCGTTGGTGTGGGACGAGATGCGCATGGGGCTCAACCTGTCCATCGTCGTCGCCCTGGGCCACGTCACCGGCTGGCTCTTCTCCGTGTGGCTCTTCCTGCCCCTGCATGGCCTGTGGATGCGCCATCCGCTGGACTCCTGGCGGCGCGTGGTGCGCTACGTGCTGTTCGGCGCCTTCACGCTCGCGGCGCTGATCGACGGCGCCCCGCCCCTCATCGCCCTCACCCTGCTCATCCTCACGCTCATCATCGCCGGCTCCTCGGGCGCCTACCTGCGCATGACGGAGCTCACCCTGGGCGGCATGTCGCGGCGGCAGGAGGAGCTGAGCCACTCGCTCACGGAGCTGGATCTCACGCACCGCCGGGCGCGCGAGCAGGAGCGCCTGAGCAGCCTGGGCATGCTCGCCGCGGGCATCGCGCACGAAATCAACAACCCCATGAGCTACGTGAAGAGCAACCTGCACGCGCTGCAGCACGAGCTCGGGCGCGCGGAGCTGCCCCCCTCCCTGCGCGAGTACACCGACGAGGTGCTGCCCGAGACGCTCGAGGGCGTCCTGCGCGTGTGCTCCATCGTGGCGGACCTGCGCCGCTTCGCCAAGGGAGACCCCGAGGCGCTCATCCCCTACGACTTGAACGAGGAGGTGAGCACCGCCCTGCGCCTCACCCGCGGGCGCCTGCAAGCGCACTGCGACGTGGAGGTGAAGCTCGAGCCCCTGCCGCCGATGCTCGGCCACCCGCGGCAGATCTCCCAGGTGGTGGTGAACCTGCTGCTCAACGCCGCCCAGTCCATGAAGCGCCGGGGCCAGGTGTTCATCTCCACGCGCACGGATGGCGAGGACGACGTGGTGCTGGAGGTGCGCGACACGGGCGAGGGCATGGGGCCGGACGTGCTCGCCCACCTCTTCCAGCCCTTCTTCACCACGCGGCCCGCGGGCGAGGGCACGGGCCTGGGGCTCGCGGTGGTGCACGGCATCATCACCTCGCACGGCGGCCGGGTGCGGGTGCAGAGCGCGCCGGGCCAGGGCAGCACCTTCTCCGTGCGCCTGCCCCGGGTGCCGCCCTTCAAGTTCACCCGGCTGGAGTCCGAGGCCCCCGCCGAGGAGCCCACGGGCCCCCAGAACGAAGTGCGCGAGCGGCCTCACTGA
- a CDS encoding Tox-REase-5 domain-containing protein codes for MKRVLLLLWLVATGAGAAPESALERLLAHAALPGLAPPPEAPLTEARARQLGRALLDSAPTARTFAPRTTLAHLLRTGAPDSLRTRAEHVRPLVVVRPDGYVCVALTGAPLAWLGPPTLVDGHLSVHRLRVGAFYFDRAGVFFAVDDTLRPVGPPLAERPLGRDPATAALLGSQDAVEQLALALAHLLVHPVRSLEGLSQLPSGLAHLLATSPEYFARYGALPLETQVREASRLATHLLTLQGGLVAQGPRLAGAARLPVLTLSARGELVLGSVATPVAAPSLVAHAGAASLVFMAQGMPPPGGPGQWLQKPEGMSSEAQRYQSQVTGAPEGWVYRVRTGPGPKDFVDFDGFRDGVLLEAKGPGYQDLLRKMYGKKWFDGLNDMVAQAQRQFNATPAVPLHWHFAELEVAERLRRIFRDRGYGAIKVIHTPPIP; via the coding sequence ATGAAGCGCGTGCTGCTGCTCCTGTGGCTCGTGGCGACGGGGGCCGGGGCCGCGCCCGAGAGTGCCCTGGAGCGGCTGCTCGCGCACGCGGCCCTGCCCGGCCTCGCCCCACCACCCGAGGCGCCGCTCACCGAGGCGCGAGCCCGACAGCTCGGGCGCGCCCTGCTCGACAGCGCGCCCACCGCACGCACCTTCGCGCCCCGCACCACCCTGGCGCACCTGCTGCGCACCGGCGCCCCGGACTCCCTGCGCACCCGGGCCGAGCACGTCCGTCCCCTCGTCGTGGTGCGTCCGGACGGCTACGTCTGCGTCGCCCTCACCGGCGCGCCCCTCGCCTGGCTGGGTCCGCCCACCCTCGTCGACGGCCACCTGTCCGTGCACCGCCTGCGCGTGGGCGCCTTCTACTTCGACCGGGCGGGCGTCTTCTTCGCCGTGGACGACACCCTGCGGCCCGTGGGGCCTCCCCTGGCCGAGCGCCCCCTGGGCCGCGACCCCGCCACCGCCGCCCTCCTGGGCTCCCAGGACGCCGTCGAGCAACTGGCCCTCGCCCTCGCCCACCTCCTCGTGCACCCCGTGCGCTCACTCGAAGGCCTGAGCCAGCTCCCCTCCGGCCTCGCCCACCTCCTCGCCACATCTCCCGAGTACTTCGCGCGCTACGGCGCCCTGCCCCTGGAAACCCAGGTCCGCGAGGCCTCGCGGCTGGCCACCCACCTGCTCACGCTCCAAGGGGGCCTCGTCGCCCAGGGGCCTCGACTGGCCGGGGCCGCGCGTCTGCCCGTGCTCACCCTCTCCGCCCGGGGCGAACTGGTGCTGGGCAGCGTCGCCACGCCCGTGGCCGCTCCATCCCTCGTGGCCCACGCGGGCGCCGCCTCGCTCGTCTTCATGGCCCAGGGCATGCCCCCTCCCGGTGGCCCCGGTCAGTGGCTCCAGAAACCCGAGGGCATGTCCTCCGAGGCCCAGCGCTACCAATCCCAGGTGACGGGCGCCCCCGAGGGCTGGGTGTACCGCGTGCGCACCGGCCCCGGCCCCAAGGACTTCGTCGACTTCGATGGCTTTCGCGACGGGGTCCTCCTCGAGGCCAAGGGTCCCGGCTACCAGGACCTCCTGCGCAAGATGTATGGGAAGAAATGGTTCGACGGACTCAACGACATGGTCGCGCAAGCACAGCGGCAGTTCAACGCCACCCCCGCGGTTCCCTTGCATTGGCACTTCGCTGAACTTGAAGTCGCGGAGCGCCTTCGCAGGATCTTCCGCGACCGCGGCTACGGCGCCATCAAGGTCATCCACACGCCGCCCATTCCTTGA
- a CDS encoding immunity 52 family protein, producing the protein MQETYYAATYWPARQGSVQSCAVQSERLFQSLSRCDTSFSHWFRQGKTRAAALSQAFPTDVAGLVTLFDEQTREEGRRQTDGFSADVWNGQSDEDSSSLSFRMGGASSRLPEFCLLSPPEQGPTAERLLRAPTLAQVLRAMVRAFEPEWGLATSHAHRDLVSDSAAPGTFIGWLTYFSHRRGPLPALPPSVHLEPVDTLGTLLVLTPERFTATRPDHLALAQDVSSRLQQAGLLSPLRP; encoded by the coding sequence ATGCAGGAAACCTACTATGCCGCGACCTATTGGCCTGCCCGTCAGGGCTCGGTCCAGTCATGTGCGGTCCAATCCGAGCGACTCTTCCAGTCGCTGTCGCGGTGTGACACGTCCTTTTCCCACTGGTTTCGTCAGGGCAAGACGCGTGCGGCGGCCTTGAGCCAGGCGTTCCCGACGGACGTCGCGGGACTCGTTACCCTCTTCGACGAGCAAACCCGGGAAGAGGGCAGGAGGCAGACAGACGGATTCTCCGCCGATGTCTGGAATGGACAGTCCGACGAGGATTCCAGCAGCCTCTCGTTCCGCATGGGCGGCGCATCCTCCCGGCTTCCTGAATTCTGCCTGTTGTCTCCCCCCGAGCAAGGGCCCACGGCGGAACGGCTGCTGCGCGCCCCGACACTCGCCCAGGTGCTGCGCGCCATGGTGCGCGCCTTCGAGCCCGAGTGGGGCCTCGCCACCTCCCACGCGCACCGCGACCTCGTGTCCGACTCCGCCGCGCCGGGCACCTTCATCGGCTGGCTCACCTACTTCTCCCACCGTCGCGGCCCCCTTCCCGCCCTGCCCCCTTCCGTCCACCTCGAACCCGTGGACACGCTCGGCACCCTGCTTGTCCTCACCCCGGAGCGCTTCACCGCCACCCGGCCCGACCATCTGGCGCTCGCCCAAGACGTCTCCTCGCGGCTGCAACAAGCCGGCCTGCTGTCACCCCTTCGCCCATAA